One window from the genome of Andrena cerasifolii isolate SP2316 chromosome 3, iyAndCera1_principal, whole genome shotgun sequence encodes:
- the Rpl10ab gene encoding ribosomal protein L10Ab, with amino-acid sequence MTSKVSRDTLYECVNSVIQNSQDKKRNFLETVELQIGLKNYDPQKDKRFSGTVKLKNIPRPKMQVCVLGDQQHCDEAKANNIPYMDAEALKKLNKNKKLVKKLAKKYDAFLASESLIKQIPRILGPGLNKAGKFPGLLSHQESMVGKIDEVKATIKFQMKKVLCLSVAVGHVGMTPDELVQNVHLSINFLVSLLKKHWQNVRSLHIKSSMGPPQRLY; translated from the exons ATGAC GTCGAAAGTATCGCGTGATACTCTCTACGAGTGTGTGAATTCTGTTATTCAAAACTCGCAAGACAAGAAGAGGAATTTCTTAGAAACGGTGGAACTCCAAATCGGTTTGAAGAATTATGATCCACAAAAGGACAAACGTTTCTCAGGCACCGTCAA GCTGAAAAACATCCCCAGACCAAAGATGCAAGTCTGTGTTCTGGGTGACCAGCAACATTGTGACGAGGCTAAAGCTAATAATATTCCATACATGGACGCCGAAGCGTTGAAGAAACTGAACAAGAACAAGAAGCTCGTAAAGAAATTAG CTAAGAAGTACGATGCTTTCTTGGCCAGCGAATCCTTGATCAAGCAAATTCCACGTATTCTTGGTCCTGGTCTTAACAAGGCTGGTAAATTCCCTGGACTTCTTTCCCACCAGGAATCAATGGTGGGCAAGATCGATGAAGTGAAGGCCACGATTAAGTTCCAAATGAAGAAG GTGTTGTGTCTGTCTGTGGCTGTAGGACACGTGGGAATGACGCCAGATGAACTGGTACAAAATGTACACCTTTCGATTAACTTCTTGGTTTCGTTGTTGAAGAAACactggcaaaacgtgcgctctCTTCACATCAAATCTTCTATGGGACCTCCCCAAAGGTTGTACTAA
- the Nnp-1 gene encoding ribosomal RNA processing protein 1 homolog Nnp-1 encodes MAVKKVQRCTRASLQKPALQMLKNKERQKQATAVNETDRKAVIIAQEIKFARLLSSNDKKVRDKVLKNLRKWLTVRSKSSFAFTEQDFMRLWKGLFYCMWMSDKPLIQEELAESLSKIVHCFNIKDVVLLYTACVLKTLGTEWFGIDQYRLDKFSMLVRRIIRQTFEKCKERSWDPEWIKGISEILEKLLIDPKICLGFNMHLTQLFWEELSKISAGEISEDVVTELVKPFISHFLIMDDERQIRHVMRHIFRYLIFQSDIGMNYMEKFEAWKAAGFPAGTIDAMERIEVSDEEIDDNDVVEEEECPQEQVKHNIEKPLDPRAGRVNVELPQIPFNAKKIAVLLAQYKFHPSSTTKSRRQLRRLINEFTELSQGKMPLGVKEIRLPKTQKKDTDSKRAVVRLFEFEKQLYSDNAQKKRKRKKNGLLTQDENGKLSEEENSDVDDQDCVAEVDEIESTREKKKVQHKVNINNNVTLENSQASDADIPRSKKRKYEMKEKNQNSKTEVKNSNCKSKKDSSLPIKSSSNCKKMKVKKNKAIPEIALSVTPGKRKKTTTIKLSDKWDISDNVVPSMPALLNANSTESRTDTAETDDSTKKSNSFNKGPAWLVPALKKLQNEKLQRTPVSIKQQPKVNNDSNSKKRVKIALQRNTAQRSSEYILQVRKSPSIPFDANRKPLAGVLKASPIPSPINPFYKKNPKCPMN; translated from the exons ATGGCGGTTAAAAAAGTGCAACGATGCACGCGTGCATCGCTGCAGAAGCCTGCGctacaaatgttgaaaaacaaagagCGACAAAAGCAGGCAACTGCTGTTAATGAAACAGACAGGAAGGCGGTAATTATTGCTCAAGAAATTAAATTTGCTCGCTTATTGTCAAGCAACGATAAAAAAGTCAGAGATAAAGTGCTGAAGAATTTGAGGAAATGGTTGACGGTCCGGTCAAAAAGTTCCTTTG CATTTACAGAGCAAGATTTCATGCGGTTATGGAAAGGATTATTTTACTGTATGTGGATGTCCGATAAACCATTAATTCAGGAAGAGTTGGCAGAATCTCTTAGTAAAATTGTACATTGTTTTAACATTAAAGACGTAGTATTATTGTACACTGCATGCGTTCTGAAAACTCTAGGTACCGAATGGTTTGGTATAGATCAATACAGATTAGACAAGTTTTCTATG TTAGTTAGAAGAATAATTCGTcagactttcgaaaaatgtaaagAAAGATCTTGGGATCCTGAATGgataaaaggtatttctgaaatacTCGAGAAGCTTTTAATAGACCCAAAAATATGTCTCGGTTTTAACATGCATCTGACGCAACTGTTTTGGGAAGAGCTCTCCAAG ATTAGTGCTGGAGAGATATCAGAAGATGTGGTCACTGAATTGGTCAAgccatttatttcacatttcttAATCATGGACGACGAAAGACAAATTAGGCATGTTATGAGGCACATTTttagatatttaattttccagtcAGACATTGGAATGAATTACATGGAGAAATTTGAAGCCTGGAAAGCT GCTGGATTCCCTGCTGGTACTATCGATGCCATGGAAAGGATTGAAGTGTCCGACGAGGAAATAGACGACAATGATGTTGTAGAGGAAGAAGAGTGTCCTCAGGAGCAAGTGAAACATAATATAGAAAAACCATTGGATCCAAGAGCTGGAAGGGTAAATGTAGAATTACCACAAATACCTTTCAATGCTAAAAAGATTGCTGTATTGTTAGCTCAATATAAATTTCATCCTTCATCCACGACAAAGTCACGTAGACAATTACGTCGCCTAATTAATGA GTTCACTGAGTTATCGCAGGGTAAGATGCCACTCGGAGTTAAAGAAATAAGACTTCCAAAAACGCAGAAGAAAGATACAGACTCGAAAAGAGCTGTTGTGCGTCTTTTTGAGTTTGAAAAGCAATTGTATTCCGACAATGCGCAAAAGAAACGTAAGAGAAAAAAGAACGGACTATTGACGCAGGATGAAAATGGTAAGCTTAGTGAAGAAGAGAATTCAGACGTCGACGATCAAGATTGCGTGGCAGAGGTAGACGAAATTGAAAGCAcaagggagaagaagaaagtACAACATAAAGTGAATATTAACAACAACGTGACTCTAGAGAATTCGCAAGCGTCGGATGCAGATATTCCTCGTTCGAAGAAAAGGAAATACGAGATGAAGGAGAAAAATCAGAATAGTAAAACTGAAGTAAAGAATAGTAATTGTAAATCAAAGAAGGATTCATCGCTTCCAATTAAGAGCAGTAGTAACTGCAAGAAGATGAAAGTAAAGAAGAATAAAGCTATCCCTGAAATTGCATTAAGTGTCACACCGGGTAAGAGGAAAAAGACAACCACGATTAAACTCTCTGACAAATGGGATATTTCTGATAACGTAGTCCCATCTATGCCTGCGCTACTAAATGCTAATAGCACAGAGTCGCGTACAGATACTGCTGAAACGGATGACAGTACCAAAAAAAGTAACTCGTTTAATAAAGGGCCTGCGTGGTTGGTACCTGCATTGAAAAAGTTGCAGAATGAAAAACTGCAGAGGACACCGGTTAGTATTAAACAACAACCGAAAGTAAATAACGATTCGAATTCGAAGAAGCGAGTGAAAATAGCTCTTCAACGAAATACTGCTCAACGCTCATCTGAATATATTCTACAAGTTCGCAAAAGTCCATCTATTCCTTTCGATGCGAACAGGAAACCATTGGCGGGCGTACTGAAAGCAAGCCCTATACCGAGTCCAATTAatccattttataaaaaaaatcccaaatgccCAATGAATTAA
- the LOC143367418 gene encoding lysocardiolipin acyltransferase 1: MRGVLRGTLYCALWYGSVVAGFLFIACPMLPLLFFSPPKFRKCGDLLFSCWELYSTALLKVFGVKILVSGDHISPYESAILVMNHRTRVDWNFLWAAMYQACLPSVATHRLKFILKDPIRHIPGPGWIMQMNGFLYITRRWEEDKSRLSRTLDYLVALDRRCQLLIFPEGTDLTKSSKEKSDRYASQHMLPQYSFVLHPKTTGFSYLVGHLQQASYLDAVYDLTIAYPDYIPQSELDLIKGKLPSEVHFHIKRIPSADMPMHDATLRRWLEERWCNKEEFLKQFYQKKAFPAEIWPLTRLFPLQVALGFWSILTGAAVLLLIISPLFQLWALAHATLFIALSLFSTGFSQFEMGWYWRWKAHFVREKRSY; encoded by the exons ATGCGTGGAGTTTTACGTGGCACTTTATATTGCGCACTGTGGTACGGCAGTGTAGTGGCTGGATTTTTATTTATCGCTTGTCCTATGTTACCACTGTTATTCTTTAGCCctccaaaatttcgaaaatgcggAGACCTTTTATTCTCTTGTTGGGAATTATATTCCACG GCTCTTTTAAAAGTGTTCGGTGTAAAAATTCTTGTATCGGGTGATCATATCTCTCCATATGAATCCGCTATACTTGTGATGAACCACAGAACGCGTGTGGATTGGAACTTTTTGTGGGCTGCGATGTACCAGGCATGCTTACCCAGCGTAGCAACTCATAGattgaaattcattttaaaGGATCCCATACGACACATTCCAGGCCCAG GGTGGATAATGCAAATGAATGGCTTCCTTTATATAACTCGTCGCTGGGAAGAAGACAAAAGTCGACTATCGCGTACCCTTGATTATTTAGTGGCGTTGGATAGACGCTGCCAATTGCTGATATTCCCCGAGGGTACGGATCTAACAAAGAGTAGCAAAGAGAAATCGGACAGATACGCCTCGCAGCATATGCTGCCGCAATATTCATTTGTCCTTCATCCAAAGACAACAGGATTTAGCTACTTAGTTGGACACCTTCAGCAAGCGAGCTACCTCGACGCCGTGTATGATTTAACGATCGCATATCCTGACTATATCCCGCAATCCGAACTAGACTTAATCAAAGGTAAATTACCAAGCGAGGTACATTTTCATATTAAACGGATACCGTCAGCGGATATGCCAATGCATGATGCGACATTGAGACGATGGTTAGAAGAGAGGTGGTGTAATAAAGAGGAATTTCTGAAACAATTTTACCAGAAAAAGGCTTTCCCTGCTGAAATCTGGCCGCTGACGAGATTATTCCCTTTACAAGTCGCTCTAGGCTTTTGGAGCATTCTAACAG GTGCCGCAGTACTTTTACTTATTATCTCGCCGCTATTCCAATTATGGGCATTGGCTCACGCAACCCTTTTCATCGCACTATCACTTTTTAGTACTGGTTTCAGCCAATTTGAAATGGGATGGTACTGGCGTTGGAAAGCTCACTTTGTACGAGAGAAGCGTAGCtactaa